The region GATCCAATCAGTGTGACGTTCCCGCCAAAACAGGCGCCGAATATTAAAGCCCACCACAACGATTCAATTCCTAACTCTTTGATAATCGGCATAAACGCAGCGACAAAAACTACATTATCAACAAATGCCGATCCTGCAGCAGTTATAAAGAGAATTATTGAGGAAAGAACTACGGGGTTATTTCCAAACGTATTGGTAAAGTCCAATGCTAATTGTTGCGTAACACCAGTCCGCTCAAGGGAGCCTGCAACCGCAAAGAGCATCATGAAAAACAGCAGAGTCCACCACTCAACCTCCGATTCAACGTAGTAACGAGCGCGTTCATTTTTCCAAATCATTAGTATTCCTGATATTGCCAAGGGTGCAACTATCAGTAATGTATTTTTTGCAACGCCTAGTCTAAGTTCAATGATATGGTGTATTGCAATTAGTGCAACAGCGGCAATGAGGATAAACAGCCCTTTTTTATATGGAATTTGAATTAATGGTCCAAGGCCTATAAGCATTTTACGACGCGCCTCTAATCGTTCAGTAAATAACCTTATTTCTTTTTTGTACCATATTATTATTACGGCTAAGGCTCCAGCCAGCGATATTAGCATAATGGGAAAAGCAGTTATCATAAAATCAATAAAAGTAAATCCTGCTTTAGTTCCAATGAGAATGCCAACCGGATTTCCAAGCATTGTTCCACTCGAACCAATATTGGTGGCTATTACAGATATAAATACATGGGGTGTTGGGGAGACTTTTAGCGTATCGCATACCTGAAATATTAGGGCAAGCATAAAAACAATGGATGTTACTTCACCCACAAGGCACGACATAATTGCCGACATAAATACATTAATGACGATGAACAGATAGCCCGTCATTCGTTTCATTTTGATTATACTTTGGATAATCCACGAAAAAAGACCTAAATCTTTGAGGACACCCACCATAATCATCATTCCTACAATGAATAAAATGATATCTAGTTCTGCAGAGTTGATGAATTCTTCCAGTGTAATAACATTTCCGGCTAATATTATTGCCATACCAATAAATGCAATGGCTAATCTAAAGTTCCAGAATACTAATGTGGCCGAAATTATGAGGGTGAATATAGATATTGCAAGGATCTGCTTGTTCCCACCTAATCCAGAATAGGAGGAAATTATCCCTATAAGAATACTTATTCCTACCATAATGGAACTTCTTATTCCAATTTGCTTTATCGATAGATTATTGTTCTCATTCTGCATACTACTCTCTAAATATTTTATCTATGAAGAATCGCAACGAAATAGTTCCAACCAGTTTTTTATCATCTAGCACATATACCTGAGAAACTGATGTTTTTGTCATAGCAATTGCCGCCTTGATGAATGGCTCATATTTCTGAATCGTTAAACAGTTATAGTTCATAATCTCGGCTAGCCAAGTCTTATCTTCGTGAATAATCATGTTCTGAAAAGGCTCAAAATTTACTATAGGAGTCATATCGTTCATCCATATAATATACCCGGGCAAGCATACCTCCATAAGTTCGTGTGAGGTTACTTCCCCAATTAGATTTCCTTCTAAATCAACCACTGGAATATTTAGGTATCCTGTTTTTACAATTAGATCGATAGCATCTTTTAGATTGTTATTTTCTAATAAACTCACCTTAACCTCATCCATAATATCATTTGCGTATATTATGTCTGGTAATTCTGTAGCATTCTGATTAATGAAATTCCAAATCTCATTAGGATTCTTTTGGGCTATTATTGCATTAACATTAAGATTTGTCAGAAAATCTTTGAGCGACTTGTAGATTTTTAGGTATATATCAGGCATTTCCTTTGGTGATGTTAAAACAAAAATTATGCGTACACTTTCGGGAAATTCGGTGTTTGAGGCGGATATACCTTCTTGCGTAATTGCTATTGCAATTCGAGGATTATCTGTAGATGATATTCGAAAATGGAAAAGAAAACAGTTGTTGCCTAGGTTTATACATTTATTCCCTCTATCTGAGGCTTTGTAGTTTTGAGTAAATAGATTTTTAATGTTACCAATGCCATAGTTTAATGCAAGATTTTCTAATAATTTGTATATCAACGAATCCAACTCAGTTTGTTCAGTATATACCTCAACATTATCTACGGTAAAAAAGTATGAGAGGCTATATTTACCATTAATATCCATAGGGATTTTATTTGTAAATACCTATATGCAAGTTATCTCATTGATAATTAAAAGTCAATACACAATTGAAGGTTAAACAGTGGAAATGTTGTTATAATTGAATGGGGCTGATTTTTAAAATTCCATTTTGATATATATAACAAATTGAAAAATTTTCTTCCTGCAAATCAGCGCACTAGGTGATGTGGCGGAAAAAAGTTCAACTTTTTTGCATCGCGCTCTTGCGAGTTAAAAAAAGACGTCCTATATTTGCACCCGCTTTGAAGGAGTAGCGACGTTCTGGAGGTGCTGATGGGGCTGAGAAAAATAATTTTTTTTTTGGCGAAAGAGTTGGAGGGAAGGAAAAAGTTGCTACCTTTGCGCTCCCGATCCGGTGGGACGGGGGAGAAGAAATGATGACAGGGTAATACACGCCGCCGGCGGAGGCCGGGGGTGAACGATACAGGCGGACGGAAGTCCGCGCGTTCTTTGACGCGATGGTACCGAGAAACAAACAAGACAGGAAAGCAAGCGTACAGGAGGCGGAAGTCTCCGGTATATTTTTTTAGGAAAGATAGCGCAGAATTGACCCTGGGCGAGAGAAAAACAGTTTCAAAGATCTTCGATACAGCGGAGAGTTTGATCCTGGCTCAGGATGAACGCTAGCGGCAGGCCTAACACATGCAAGTCGCGGGGCAGCGCGGTGTAGCAATACACTGGCGGCGACCGGCGCACGGGTGCGTAACGCGTATGCAACCTGCCCATCCCCGGGGGATAGCCCGCCGAAAGGCGGATTAATACCCCATGGCCCCCCGGTTCCGCATGGGACTGGGGGTAAAGCTCCGGCGGGGATGGATGGGCATGCGTGCCATTAGCTGGACGGCGGGGTAACGGCCCACCGTGGCTACGATGGCTAGGGGGTCTGGGAGGATGATCCCCCACACTGGTACTGAGACACGGACCAGACTCCTACGGGAGGCAGCAGTGAGGAATATTGGTCAATGGGCGGAAGCCTGAACCAGCCATGCCGCGTGCAGGACGACGGCCCTACGGGTTGTAAACTGCTTTTCCGGGGGAAGAATAACCGCCCTGCGGGGCGGGATGCCGGTACCCCGGGAATAAGGATCGGCTAACTCCGTGCCAGCAGCCGCGGTAATACGGAGGATCCTAGCGTTATCCGGATTTACTGGGTTTAAAGGGTGCGTAGGCGGACCCCTAAGTCCGCGGTGAAAGTCTGCGGCTCAACCGTAGGATTGCCGTGGATACTGGGGGTCTTGGATTCGGTCGGGGCGGGCGGAATGCGTGGTGTAGCGGTGAAATGCATAGATATCACGCAGAACGCCGATAGCGAAGGCAGCTCGCCGGGCCGATATTGACGCTGAGGCACGAAAGCGTGGGGATCAAACAGGATTAGATACCCTGGTAGTCCACGCCGTAAACGATGATGGCTGGGTGTTGGCGATACACCGTCAGCGCCTGAGGGAAACCATTAAGCCATCCACCTGGGGAGTACGGCCGCAAGGCTGAAACTCAAAGGAATTGACGGGGGCCCGCACAAGCGGAGGAACATGTGGTTTAATTCGATGATACGCGAGGAACCTTACCTGGGCTAGAACGCCGGGCGAACGCCCCGGAAACGGGGCGGCCAGCAATGGCGGCCGGCGAGGTGCTGCATGGTTGTCGTCAGCTCGTGCCGTGAGGTGTCGGGTTAAGTCCCATAACGAGCGCAACCCCTACCGTTAGTTGCCAGCGGGTCAAGCCGGGCACTCTAGCGGAACTGCCGGCGTAAGCTGCGAGGAAGGCGGGGATGACGTCAAATCAGCACGGCCCTTACGTCCAGGGCTACACACGTGTTACAATGGCCGGTACAGAGGGCAGCCACCCCGCGAGGGGGCGCGAATCCCGAAAGCCGGTCTCAGTTCGGATCGGAGTCTGGAACCCGACTCCGTGAAGCTGGATTCGCTAGTAATCGCGCATCAGCCATGGCGCGGTGAATACGTTCCCGGGCCTTGTACACACCGCCCGTCAAGCCATGGAAGCTGGGGGTACCTGAAGTGCGTGACCGCGAGGAGCGCCCTAGGGTAAGACCGGTGACTGGGGCTAAGTCGTAACAAGGTAGCCGTACCGGAAGGTGCGGCTGGAATACCTCCTTTCTGGGGCCCAGGGGCCCGCGCGGCTTGCCGCTGACTTGTGGAGAATCGGTACCGTTGTCGTTAGGGGATGGCAAAGGAAGTGATGAGGAGATGGAAGGTCCTGGACCGGACGTCCCGGGGCCGGCGCAGGCCGGTGTGGCGGACGGGAGGCAGAGTCCCGTAGCTCAGTTGGTTAGAGCGCTACACTGATAATGTAGAGGTCCGCGGTTCAACTCCGCGCGGGACTACGGAACGGGGGATTAGCTCAGTTGGCTAGAGCACCTGCTTTGCAAGCAGGGGGTCATCGGTTCGACTCCGATATTCTCCACAGGCCGAAAGGCGGAAGTTCTTTGACGTGGTGGCAAGCGAGTAATACAGACAATGAAGTAGAATCGAGAGAAGCTATTAATTAAGCGAGAGCACAGGATAGTACTGGCGCGGGCGCGGGCGGAAGCCGGGCGACGCGCCGGGGAAGTGAGCAAGGGCGCACGGGGGATGCCTGGGCTTCTGGAGGCGAAGAAGGACGTGACAAGCTGCGAAAAGCCGCGGGGAGGCGCAAATGGCCGGTGATCCGCGGGTGTCCGAATGGGGCAACCCGCCGCGCGGAAGGCGCGGCACCCCGGCAACGGGGGGCAAACCCGCCGAACTGAAACATCTAAGTAGGCGGAGGAGGAGAAAACAACAGTGATTCCCCGAGTAGTGGCGAGCGAAAGGGGAGGAGCCCAAACCGGGGGCGTTCAGGCGCCGCCGGGGTAGTAGGGCCGCCGAGAGGGAACCAACGGGAAGCGGAACCGCCTGGAAAGGCGGGCCATAGCGGGTGACAGCCCCGTACGCGCAACCGGAGGGGACCGGGCGGAACCCTGAGTAGGGCGGGGCACGAGGAACCCTGCCCGAAGCAGCCGGGACCATCCGGCAAGGCTAAATACTCCCAGAAGACCGATAGTGAACCAGTACCGTGAGGGAAAGGTGAAAAGCACCGCGAGCAGCGGAGTGAAATAGTACCTGAAACCGTGCGCCTACAAGCGGTCGGAGTCCCCTAGTGGGATGACGGCGTGCCTTTTGCATAATGAGCCTACGAGTTGTCCTGTCCGGCGAGGTTAACCCCCGGGAGGGGGGGAGCCGAAGCGAAGGCGAGTCCTAACAGGGCGGTTAGTCGGACGGGGCAGACGCGAAACTTTGCGATCTACCCATGGCCAGGCTGAAGTCCCGGTAACACGGGATGGAGGGCCGAACCGGTGAGCGTTGAAAAGCTTTCGGATGAGCTGTGGGTAGGGGTGAAAGGCTAATCAAGCTGAGAAATAGCTCGTACTCCCCGAAATGCCTTTTGGGGCAGCCTCGGGTGGACGGTCGCGGAGGTAGAGCTACCGATTGGATGCGAGGGCCTCACCGCCTATCAAATCCAGACGAACTCCGAATGCCGCGACGTAATGCCCGGGAGTGAGCCGCGGGGTGCTAAGGTCCCGCGACGAGAGGGGAAGAACCCGGACCGGCAGCTAAGGTCCCCAAGCGTACGCTAAGTCGAGAACAAACGAGGTGCGGCTGCAGTGACAGCTAGGATGTTGGCTTGGAAGCAG is a window of Tenuifilaceae bacterium CYCD DNA encoding:
- a CDS encoding arsenical pump family protein, with the protein product MQNENNNLSIKQIGIRSSIMVGISILIGIISSYSGLGGNKQILAISIFTLIISATLVFWNFRLAIAFIGMAIILAGNVITLEEFINSAELDIILFIVGMMIMVGVLKDLGLFSWIIQSIIKMKRMTGYLFIVINVFMSAIMSCLVGEVTSIVFMLALIFQVCDTLKVSPTPHVFISVIATNIGSSGTMLGNPVGILIGTKAGFTFIDFMITAFPIMLISLAGALAVIIIWYKKEIRLFTERLEARRKMLIGLGPLIQIPYKKGLFILIAAVALIAIHHIIELRLGVAKNTLLIVAPLAISGILMIWKNERARYYVESEVEWWTLLFFMMLFAVAGSLERTGVTQQLALDFTNTFGNNPVVLSSIILFITAAGSAFVDNVVFVAAFMPIIKELGIESLWWALIFGACFGGNVTLIGSTANIVALGMIEKRYHSHISFMEWFRFGAVIGLTTCIIACGIIILIIIF